One Poecile atricapillus isolate bPoeAtr1 chromosome 32, bPoeAtr1.hap1, whole genome shotgun sequence DNA window includes the following coding sequences:
- the LOC131590154 gene encoding uncharacterized protein LOC131590154: MCPGESRCISGVSQVSPGVFTVLPHVSMFTQVCPGVSRCVPGAPRCIQVCPGVSRCISGVFPVLPRPSMFTQVSPGVPRCVPVYLRYVQVCPAVSQVSPGVSRCVCIHSGVSRCISGVSRCVQVYLRCLRVYPGVSQVSPGVSRCISGAPTSAHVRSGVPTCPQVCPGVPRCISGAPRCILGVSRCICIHSGIPRCSQVYPGVSQVSQGGGNSGTSSLSAPSPSAAAPTGESRCISGVSRCIQVYLRCLQVYLRCIQVYPGVSQVYLRYLQVSQGGGNSGTSSLSAPSPSAAAPTGESRCISGVFGCISGVSRCLQVCPGVSQVSQGGGNSGTSSLSAPSPSARSPTGESRCISGVSRCVWVYLRYLQVSLRYLQVSQGGGSSGTSSLSAPSPSAAAPTGESRCLQVYPGVSQVYPGVSRCLQVGVTAVPAV, from the exons atgtgtccag gtgagtccaggtgtatctcaggtgtatctcaggtgtctccaggtgtatTTACAGTGCTCCCACATGTGTCCATGTTCACTCAGGTatgtccaggtgtatccaggtgtgtcccaggtgctcccaggtgtattcaggtgtgcccaggtgtgtccaggtgtatctcaggtgtatttCCGGTGCTCCCACGTCCGTCCATGTtcactcaggtgtccccaggtgtccccaggtgtgtcccagtgTATCTCAGGtatgtccaggtgtgtccagctgtatctcaggtgtccccaggtgtatccaggtgtgtctGTATTcactcaggtgtgtccaggtgtatctcaggtgtctccaggtgtgtccaggtgtatctcagatGTCTCcgggtgtatccaggtgtatctcaggtgtctccaggtgtgtccaggtgtatttcCGGTGCTCCCACGTCTGCCCATGTTCGCTCaggtgtccccacgtgtccccaggtgtgtccaggtgtccccaggtgtatctcaggtgcTCCCAGGTGTATTTTAGGTGTATCCAGGTGCATCTGTATTCACTCAGGTAtccccaggtgctcccaggtgtatccaggtgtatctcag gtgtctcAAGGTGGGGGTAACAGCGGTACCAGCAGTCTGagcgcccccagccccagcgccgccgcccccACAG gtgagtccaggtgtatctcaggtgtgtccaggtgtatccag gtgtatctcaggtgtctccaggtgtatctcaggtgtatccaggtgtatccaggtgtctctcaggtgtatctcaggtatCTCCAGGTGTCTCAAGGTGGGGGTAACAGTGGTACCAGCAGTCTGagcgcccccagccccagcgccgccgcccccacaggtgagtccaggtgtatctcaggtgtgtttgggtgtatctcaggtgtctccaggtgtctccaggtgtgtccaggtgtatctcaggtgtctcaAGGTGGGGGTAACAGCGGTACCAGCAGTCTGagcgcccccagccccagcgcTCGCAGCCCCACAGGTGagtccaggtgtatctcaggtgtctccaggtgtgttTGGGTGTATCTCAGGTAtctccag GTGTCTCTCAGGTATCTCCAGGTGTCTCAAGGTGGGGGTAGCAGTGGTACCAGCAGTCTGagcgcccccagccccagcgccgccgcccccacaggtgagtccag gtgtctccaggtgtatccaggtgtatctcaggtgtatccag gtgtctccaggtgtctccag GTGGGGGTAACAGCGGTACCAGCAGTCTGa
- the TMEM147 gene encoding BOS complex subunit TMEM147 isoform X2, protein MTLFHFGNCFALAYFPYFITYKCSGLSEYSAFWRCVQAGATYVLVQLGKMLFLATFFPTWEGPSGGYDLVGEFLRATVDVADLGGLQLALGRGGGRGELRILVAALGWASAELLTARCVPLWVGARGVEFDWRHLQMGLDSNISLVRTVAAAALLWASGRHDLPSPLRLPLGGLLAATAWAGQALGLGPWGALGLRALGAAALGLGALRLLVPLLPPP, encoded by the exons ATGACTTTGTTCCACTTCGGGAATTGCTTCGCGCTCGCCTATTTCCCCTATTTCATCACCTACAAATGCAGCGGCCT GTCGGAGTACAGCGCCTTCTGGCGCTGCGTCCAGGCCGGAGCCACCTACGTACTGGTGCAACTGGGAAAG aTGCTGTTCCTGGCCACGTTTTTCCCGACCTGGGAGGGGCCCTCGGGCGGATACGACCTGGTGGGG gaattcctgcGTGCCACGGTGGACGTGGCCGATCTGGGGGGGCTCCAGCTGGCCCtgggccggggcggggggaggggcgaGCTCCGCATCCTGGTGGCCgccctgggctgggccagcGCCGAGCTGCTGACGGCCAg GTGCGTCCCCCTGTGGGTCGGGGCCCGGGGGGTGGAGTTTGACTGGAGACACCTCCAGATGGGACTGGACTCCAACATCAGCCTG GTGCGCACGGTGGCCGCGGCCGCTCTCCTCTGGGCCTCGGGGCGCCACGACCTCCCCTCCCCCCTGCGGCTGCCCCTGGGGGGGCTCCTGGCGGCGACGGC gTGGGCGGGGCAGGCGCTGGGCCTGGGGCCCTGGGGGGCGCTGGGGCTGCGAGCGCTgggggcggcggcgctggggctgggggccCTCAGACTGCTGGTGCCCCTCCTACCCCCACCCTGA
- the TMEM147 gene encoding BOS complex subunit TMEM147 isoform X1: MTLFHFGNCFALAYFPYFITYKCSGLSEYSAFWRCVQAGATYVLVQLGKMLFLATFFPTWEGPSGGYDLVGEFLRATVDVADLGGLQLALGRGGGRGELRILVAALGWASAELLTARCVPLWVGARGVEFDWRHLQMGLDSNISLVRTVAAAALLWASGRHDLPSPLRLPLGGLLAATAYEGFLSGWAGQALGLGPWGALGLRALGAAALGLGALRLLVPLLPPP, translated from the exons ATGACTTTGTTCCACTTCGGGAATTGCTTCGCGCTCGCCTATTTCCCCTATTTCATCACCTACAAATGCAGCGGCCT GTCGGAGTACAGCGCCTTCTGGCGCTGCGTCCAGGCCGGAGCCACCTACGTACTGGTGCAACTGGGAAAG aTGCTGTTCCTGGCCACGTTTTTCCCGACCTGGGAGGGGCCCTCGGGCGGATACGACCTGGTGGGG gaattcctgcGTGCCACGGTGGACGTGGCCGATCTGGGGGGGCTCCAGCTGGCCCtgggccggggcggggggaggggcgaGCTCCGCATCCTGGTGGCCgccctgggctgggccagcGCCGAGCTGCTGACGGCCAg GTGCGTCCCCCTGTGGGTCGGGGCCCGGGGGGTGGAGTTTGACTGGAGACACCTCCAGATGGGACTGGACTCCAACATCAGCCTG GTGCGCACGGTGGCCGCGGCCGCTCTCCTCTGGGCCTCGGGGCGCCACGACCTCCCCTCCCCCCTGCGGCTGCCCCTGGGGGGGCTCCTGGCGGCGACGGCGTACGAGGGGTTCCTCAGCGG gTGGGCGGGGCAGGCGCTGGGCCTGGGGCCCTGGGGGGCGCTGGGGCTGCGAGCGCTgggggcggcggcgctggggctgggggccCTCAGACTGCTGGTGCCCCTCCTACCCCCACCCTGA